From [Clostridium] symbiosum, a single genomic window includes:
- a CDS encoding YebC/PmpR family DNA-binding transcriptional regulator — MSGHSKFANIKHKKERNDAAKGKVFTVIGREIAVAVKEGGADPANNSRLRDVIAKAKANNMPNDTIDRGIKKAAGDASSVNYENLTYEGYGPNGVAIIVDTLTDNKNRTAANVRSAFTKGGGNVGTPGSVSFMFDKKGQIVIDKEECEMDADELMMLSLDAGAEDFAEEEDSFEIITAPEDFSKVREALEKEGIPMLEADVTMIPQTWVELTDDDAIKKMNRILDLLDEDDDVQATYHNWDE; from the coding sequence ATGTCAGGACATTCAAAGTTCGCCAATATCAAGCACAAAAAGGAAAGAAACGACGCAGCCAAAGGAAAAGTTTTCACTGTAATCGGTCGTGAAATCGCCGTAGCGGTAAAAGAGGGCGGGGCCGATCCGGCTAATAACAGCCGTCTTCGCGACGTAATTGCTAAAGCAAAGGCGAACAACATGCCGAACGATACGATTGACAGAGGCATTAAAAAAGCAGCCGGAGATGCCAGCTCCGTAAACTATGAAAACCTTACATACGAAGGATACGGCCCGAACGGCGTTGCTATCATCGTAGATACACTGACCGACAACAAGAACCGTACGGCGGCCAATGTGAGAAGCGCATTTACAAAGGGCGGCGGCAACGTTGGAACACCGGGCAGCGTTTCCTTTATGTTCGATAAAAAAGGCCAGATCGTGATCGATAAAGAAGAGTGCGAGATGGATGCGGACGAACTGATGATGCTTTCCCTCGATGCGGGCGCAGAAGATTTCGCAGAAGAGGAAGACAGCTTTGAGATCATTACGGCTCCGGAGGATTTCTCCAAAGTCCGCGAGGCTCTTGAAAAAGAGGGAATTCCGATGCTGGAGGCCGATGTGACCATGATTCCTCAGACATGGGTGGAGCTGACGGACGACGATGCCATCAAGAAGATGAACCGGATTCTGGATCTCCTGGATGAGGACGACGACGTCCAGGCAACATACCACAACTGGGACGAATAA
- the asnB gene encoding asparagine synthase (glutamine-hydrolyzing) — translation MCGIAGFFNPNKDFTQEKENNMNILDAMNQAQKRRGPDDEGCFLNEHFGLAQVRLSIVDLVTGHQPMIGKDGSRGFGIVYNGELYNTKELREELRLEGHSFDTSGDTEVLLKAYQTWGSDFITRVNGIFALAIMDTSKNRLLLYRDRSGIKPLFYTIRKDTDTVVFGSELKALLAFPGIRPEVDKKGLNEIFSIGPARTSGCGVYKNIHEVLPGHFLCCTRSGNRQEAYWKLESHVHTDSFEDTVEKTGFLLRDAIKRQMVSDVPICTFLSGGVDSSLVSAVCAEELKKQNKRLHTYSFDFTGNAENFKASSFQPSQDRPYVDKMVDFLGSEHTYLECSTKDQADLLFDSVKAHDLPAMADVDSSLLYFCSLVAKQHKVTLTGECADEIFGGYPWFHKKECFLADTFPWTMDLEARKVLLSDDFLDYLKMDDYVKQTYDTSIAEVPKLDGENAEEARRREISYLNLRWFMQTLLNRMDRTSMYSGLEARVPFADHRIIEYLFNVPWEMKARGGVAKALLREAGRGLLPDEILFRRKSPYPKTYDRNYEALLAGRVRDILGDSSSPVLPFLDKKKVEHFLESPSDYGKPWYGQLMAAPQLMAYLIQVDFWMREYRISIAD, via the coding sequence ATGTGCGGAATTGCCGGGTTTTTCAACCCGAACAAAGATTTTACACAGGAAAAAGAGAACAACATGAATATCCTGGACGCGATGAATCAGGCCCAGAAGCGCAGGGGACCGGACGATGAGGGCTGTTTCCTGAATGAACATTTCGGCCTGGCCCAGGTACGCCTGTCCATCGTCGATCTGGTCACCGGACATCAGCCGATGATAGGAAAGGACGGTTCAAGAGGCTTTGGCATCGTCTATAACGGAGAGCTCTACAACACAAAAGAGCTGAGGGAGGAACTTCGCCTGGAAGGCCATTCCTTCGACACCTCCGGCGACACGGAGGTACTGTTAAAGGCCTACCAGACCTGGGGAAGTGATTTTATCACCAGGGTAAACGGAATTTTTGCCCTGGCTATCATGGATACGTCTAAAAACCGGCTTCTGCTCTACCGCGACCGCTCCGGGATTAAACCTCTTTTTTACACGATCCGTAAAGATACCGATACAGTTGTCTTCGGTTCAGAACTAAAAGCCCTTCTGGCCTTCCCGGGAATCCGTCCGGAAGTAGACAAAAAGGGCCTGAATGAAATTTTCAGCATCGGTCCGGCCAGAACCAGCGGATGCGGTGTCTATAAAAATATCCATGAAGTGCTGCCCGGCCATTTCCTCTGCTGCACCCGCTCCGGCAACCGCCAGGAGGCCTACTGGAAACTGGAAAGCCATGTCCATACCGACTCATTTGAAGATACGGTGGAAAAAACCGGCTTTCTTCTCCGGGACGCTATCAAGCGCCAGATGGTATCGGATGTCCCCATCTGTACCTTTTTATCGGGCGGCGTCGACTCCTCCCTCGTCTCCGCCGTCTGTGCGGAGGAATTAAAAAAGCAGAACAAACGGCTTCACACCTATTCCTTTGACTTTACCGGAAACGCGGAAAACTTTAAGGCCAGCTCATTCCAGCCCTCCCAGGATCGCCCTTATGTCGATAAAATGGTGGATTTTCTGGGTTCCGAGCATACGTACCTGGAATGTTCCACAAAGGATCAGGCAGACCTTTTGTTTGATTCGGTAAAAGCCCACGATCTTCCCGCCATGGCCGATGTGGACTCTTCCCTGCTCTATTTCTGCTCCCTCGTTGCCAAACAGCACAAGGTAACGCTGACCGGGGAGTGTGCAGACGAAATCTTCGGCGGTTATCCCTGGTTCCATAAAAAAGAATGTTTCCTGGCCGATACCTTCCCCTGGACGATGGATCTGGAGGCCAGAAAAGTACTCCTGTCCGACGACTTCCTGGATTACCTCAAAATGGACGACTATGTCAAACAAACCTATGACACTTCCATTGCAGAGGTGCCGAAGCTGGACGGTGAAAATGCGGAGGAGGCGAGGCGCCGGGAAATCTCCTATCTGAACCTGCGCTGGTTCATGCAGACTCTTTTAAACAGAATGGACCGCACCAGTATGTACAGCGGCCTGGAAGCCCGCGTTCCCTTCGCCGATCACCGCATTATCGAATATCTCTTCAACGTACCGTGGGAGATGAAGGCCCGCGGAGGCGTTGCAAAGGCGCTGCTGCGCGAAGCCGGGCGCGGCCTTCTGCCGGATGAAATCCTGTTCCGCCGCAAATCTCCATACCCTAAAACTTACGACCGGAACTACGAGGCCCTGCTGGCCGGACGGGTCCGTGATATTCTCGGCGACTCTTCCTCACCGGTACTCCCCTTCCTGGATAAAAAGAAGGTGGAGCATTTCCTTGAAAGTCCGTCCGACTATGGAAAACCCTGGTACGGCCAGTTGATGGCCGCCCCGCAGCTGATGGCCTATCTGATCCAGGTGGATTTCTGGATGAGAGAATATCGAATAAGCATCGCAGATTAG
- a CDS encoding citrate transporter: protein MPDSIVILTPLHILYLVGVFSVLAVMVMRRDTPLICVLFLFLLGALGLHSFIGGIQTVFNAILYAAKEFMEVIGTIALVTALSKCMGELGSDRLLMEPMSKVMKTPSRTWWLLGITMFVFSLFLWPSPSVALVGAIMIPFAVRAGLSPLAAAMAMNLFGHGFALSYDVVIQGAPAISGAAAGISAADILSEAWPVFWVMGGVTVLSAFLLNRKSMGITVCSSDRRFHVPYFKQEADEKETPVIPNPKAAKILAAAVVLAFLADIVCMLVFNLNGGDATSVVSGTAVLLMCLGAVIGFGKHSPEKVTGYLTDGFLFAIRIFAPVIVIGAFFFLGGGGITTILGDGFGSGILNDWALWLASHTPLNPYIAAFFQLLIGGLTGLDGSGFSGLPLTGALAHTFGTATSASVPVLAALGQIGAIFVGGGTIVPWGLIPVAAICNVNPIELARKNLIPVLIGFTAAFAAACLMLV, encoded by the coding sequence ATGCCTGATTCTATTGTAATCCTTACTCCGCTCCACATTCTCTATCTGGTCGGAGTATTTTCTGTTCTGGCCGTGATGGTGATGCGGCGCGATACGCCGCTCATCTGCGTGCTGTTTCTCTTTCTGCTGGGCGCTCTGGGGCTGCATTCCTTTATCGGCGGTATCCAGACCGTGTTTAACGCAATTTTATACGCCGCCAAAGAGTTCATGGAAGTAATCGGCACCATTGCCCTGGTTACCGCGCTTTCAAAGTGCATGGGGGAATTGGGAAGTGACCGGCTCTTAATGGAACCGATGTCAAAGGTGATGAAAACACCGTCCCGCACCTGGTGGCTCTTAGGTATCACAATGTTTGTATTTTCCCTGTTTCTGTGGCCCTCTCCTTCCGTTGCGCTGGTCGGAGCCATCATGATTCCGTTTGCGGTCCGCGCCGGCCTCTCACCGCTCGCCGCCGCCATGGCCATGAACCTGTTCGGCCATGGATTTGCCTTGAGCTATGACGTTGTAATCCAGGGCGCTCCCGCCATATCAGGTGCGGCAGCCGGTATCTCCGCCGCCGACATTCTCTCCGAGGCCTGGCCTGTCTTCTGGGTCATGGGCGGCGTCACCGTCCTGTCCGCATTTTTACTGAACCGCAAATCCATGGGAATCACCGTCTGCTCTTCCGACAGGCGCTTCCATGTTCCGTATTTCAAGCAGGAGGCGGACGAGAAGGAAACACCGGTAATCCCGAATCCAAAGGCAGCCAAAATCCTGGCTGCAGCCGTTGTTTTAGCCTTCCTGGCCGACATTGTCTGCATGCTTGTATTTAATCTGAACGGCGGGGACGCCACCAGCGTCGTATCCGGCACGGCCGTACTGCTCATGTGTCTGGGAGCCGTAATCGGCTTTGGAAAACATTCACCGGAAAAAGTAACCGGATATCTGACCGACGGGTTTCTGTTCGCCATCCGCATCTTCGCCCCTGTCATCGTCATCGGCGCCTTCTTTTTCCTTGGCGGCGGCGGAATCACCACCATCCTGGGAGACGGATTCGGCAGTGGAATCCTGAATGACTGGGCGCTCTGGCTTGCCTCCCATACGCCCCTCAATCCCTATATTGCCGCATTCTTCCAGCTTCTGATCGGCGGTCTGACGGGCCTTGACGGTTCCGGCTTTTCCGGTCTTCCGCTGACAGGCGCCCTGGCTCACACCTTCGGGACCGCAACTTCTGCCTCCGTACCGGTTCTGGCCGCCCTGGGACAGATAGGAGCCATCTTTGTAGGAGGAGGCACCATCGTTCCCTGGGGATTGATTCCGGTTGCCGCCATCTGTAATGTAAACCCCATCGAGCTGGCCCGAAAGAACCTCATTCCGGTTCTGATCGGCTTTACGGCCGCCTTTGCAGCCGCCTGCCTGATGTTGGTATAA